A part of Blastopirellula retiformator genomic DNA contains:
- a CDS encoding DUF1559 domain-containing protein, with product MIFSTGCDGEYWVAGSVNYGLARSAKEGVDLSVNSSPALGSWQPGTCNFLFADGSVQGITVSVNPSVLVSLGGALEGDVVSLPYCERFSAYQRSPFWRRFSGVVANRCIPFKGRSIFLMGLP from the coding sequence TTGATTTTCTCAACGGGCTGCGATGGCGAGTACTGGGTCGCCGGCTCGGTCAACTATGGACTCGCTCGGTCGGCCAAAGAAGGAGTCGATCTGAGCGTCAACAGTTCTCCGGCGCTGGGAAGTTGGCAGCCCGGCACCTGCAACTTTTTGTTTGCCGACGGCTCGGTTCAAGGAATCACGGTCAGCGTCAATCCCAGCGTACTCGTGTCGCTGGGAGGGGCCCTGGAAGGCGATGTAGTGAGTCTCCCCTATTGCGAACGTTTTTCTGCCTATCAGCGGTCGCCCTTTTGGCGCCGCTTCTCGGGTGTGGTAGCCAATCGATGCATCCCGTTCAAGGGAAGATCCATTTTCCTGATGGGGCTCCCTTGA
- a CDS encoding translation initiation factor, producing the protein MRLFAGTQFDIPPKCDDCGQLESECVCTPAEKAASAARREAAAVEEAREAARLPPDKQTAVIKIEKRKGGRKATVITGLTDGANDLPALLKRLQADCGSGGTVKPKENLLEIQGDHAARVRQTLTAIGYKVKS; encoded by the coding sequence ATGCGTCTGTTCGCAGGAACCCAATTCGATATTCCGCCGAAGTGCGACGACTGTGGTCAATTGGAATCGGAGTGTGTTTGCACGCCGGCCGAAAAAGCGGCCAGCGCCGCTCGCCGTGAAGCGGCAGCCGTAGAAGAGGCCCGCGAAGCGGCCCGCTTGCCGCCTGACAAGCAAACGGCCGTCATCAAGATCGAAAAACGCAAAGGGGGCCGCAAAGCGACCGTCATCACCGGGCTGACCGACGGCGCCAACGATCTGCCCGCGCTGCTGAAACGTCTGCAAGCCGACTGCGGCAGCGGCGGTACCGTGAAACCGAAGGAAAACCTGCTGGAGATCCAAGGGGATCACGCGGCAAGGGTTCGGCAAACGCTGACGGCGATCGGCTATAAGGTCAAAAGTTAA
- a CDS encoding LamG domain-containing protein, whose product MTNDQQILELTDRQLNGSATAEDVAQLEQLLSNDPAAQVAYLRYALLHGQLSLSSPALAATAEKTKEPISSAPKTTRRDWRLVYLSIATAASVLLAVGIVTTKLVRSNVDLPPPTLTDARSGYDNRQPPLGMVGKLGADELGPMTLSVDQGETEFASNGGASVRVTGPAMLGVPSRSGGVLYNGVVHAKPDGPESRFSVTAANLRVVDSGAEYQVAMLDDRHIRVEALSGQVDVQARIRRPLYYWNFDQSGQNAEQAVPTPMTWGKRTTRATGIVGDGAAAFENSPESYLQSDEGTGGEVGEGGMACSSGITLEALFISNWSGKQFDYDEIFRKEDGVYRILLSFQNDGDVGDYDTPEVTPGPCLSFGLYIENQGYSELDMPLDGREGRPTVEELTDGNPHHVVATYDSFSGKKSLYIDGRLRFGHQFPVGGLVLCGGSAPAVIGNMWRMQEPFAGVIDEVALYDFPLTPQEIETHFANASAGVSYFGVAAGPIDPARWRSVTLVTAGMPQVFDKQTGEPVDVLIP is encoded by the coding sequence GTGACCAACGACCAGCAAATCTTGGAACTGACCGATCGACAGTTAAACGGCTCGGCAACCGCTGAAGACGTTGCTCAGCTAGAGCAATTGCTGTCCAACGATCCGGCCGCACAGGTCGCCTATCTGCGGTATGCGCTGCTGCATGGTCAATTGTCCCTCTCTTCGCCTGCTCTGGCGGCGACCGCCGAGAAAACCAAGGAGCCAATCTCGAGTGCGCCGAAAACGACGCGACGCGATTGGCGGTTGGTCTACCTCTCGATCGCGACGGCCGCTTCGGTGTTGTTAGCGGTGGGAATCGTCACGACGAAACTGGTTCGCTCAAACGTCGATCTTCCTCCGCCGACGCTCACGGACGCCCGAAGCGGCTACGACAATCGTCAGCCGCCGCTCGGAATGGTCGGCAAGTTGGGCGCCGACGAACTCGGCCCGATGACCTTGTCGGTAGACCAGGGCGAGACCGAGTTCGCGTCCAACGGCGGCGCTAGCGTCCGGGTGACCGGACCAGCGATGTTGGGAGTTCCTTCGCGCAGCGGCGGCGTCTTGTACAACGGCGTTGTGCACGCCAAGCCCGATGGTCCGGAGTCGCGGTTTTCGGTCACTGCCGCCAACCTGCGGGTGGTCGATTCCGGCGCCGAGTACCAGGTGGCGATGCTCGACGATCGGCATATTCGCGTCGAGGCGCTAAGCGGGCAGGTCGACGTGCAGGCGCGGATTCGGCGACCGCTTTACTATTGGAACTTTGATCAAAGCGGGCAGAACGCCGAGCAAGCGGTTCCTACGCCGATGACCTGGGGCAAGCGGACGACCCGGGCGACAGGCATCGTTGGCGATGGCGCCGCGGCGTTCGAGAACTCACCAGAATCTTACTTGCAGAGCGACGAAGGAACCGGCGGCGAAGTCGGTGAAGGAGGCATGGCTTGCAGCAGCGGCATCACGCTGGAAGCGCTGTTTATCTCCAACTGGTCCGGGAAGCAGTTTGACTACGACGAGATCTTTCGGAAAGAAGATGGCGTCTATCGCATCCTGCTTTCGTTTCAGAACGATGGAGACGTTGGCGATTACGACACGCCGGAAGTGACGCCGGGGCCGTGTCTATCGTTTGGTCTGTATATCGAGAACCAGGGGTATAGCGAGCTTGATATGCCGCTTGATGGTCGGGAAGGTCGACCGACGGTCGAGGAGCTAACCGATGGAAATCCTCATCATGTGGTCGCCACCTACGACAGCTTCAGCGGCAAGAAGTCGCTTTACATCGACGGGCGACTGCGGTTTGGGCATCAATTTCCGGTTGGCGGCTTGGTGCTGTGCGGCGGATCGGCGCCGGCGGTCATCGGCAACATGTGGCGGATGCAAGAGCCATTCGCCGGTGTGATTGATGAAGTGGCGCTGTATGACTTTCCGCTGACGCCACAGGAGATTGAAACGCATTTCGCCAACGCTTCGGCGGGCGTCTCTTATTTTGGCGTCGCGGCTGGACCAATCGATCCGGCCCGCTGGCGCTCCGTCACGTTGGTGACGGCCGGAATGCCGCAGGTGTTTGACAAGCAGACCGGCGAACCGGTCGACGTGTTGATTCCGTAG
- a CDS encoding sialate O-acetylesterase, with amino-acid sequence MSFRSALLSLLLLPCASLAVIAAEPDAVELPAKENFQLFLLVGQSNMAGRGKVAPQDKEANPRVLTLNKQGEWVPAVDPIHFDKSIAGVGLGRTFGLEIAKANPDVTIGLIPCAVGGTPIEHWVPGAYDPPTKTHPYDDMLPRAKKALESGTLCGILWHQGEGDANPTRSKAYEKNLTELVDRLRKELDVPDAPFILGQLGQFEGRPWTESTHAVDKAQRHYAETHDNALFVSSDGLNHKGDNVHFDAASYRELGKRYAKAYLEMPQPKSASK; translated from the coding sequence ATGTCGTTTCGCTCTGCCCTGCTGTCGCTGTTGTTGCTACCGTGTGCGTCGCTTGCGGTCATCGCCGCCGAACCGGATGCGGTCGAGTTGCCGGCCAAAGAGAATTTCCAGCTCTTTCTGCTAGTCGGGCAATCGAACATGGCGGGCCGCGGTAAGGTTGCGCCGCAAGACAAAGAAGCGAACCCACGCGTCCTGACGCTCAATAAGCAGGGAGAGTGGGTCCCCGCGGTCGATCCGATTCACTTTGACAAGTCGATCGCCGGCGTCGGTTTGGGACGGACCTTTGGCCTGGAAATCGCCAAGGCGAACCCCGACGTCACGATCGGTTTGATCCCGTGCGCCGTCGGCGGCACTCCGATCGAGCATTGGGTCCCCGGCGCCTACGATCCCCCGACCAAAACCCATCCGTACGACGACATGTTGCCCCGGGCGAAAAAGGCGCTCGAGTCAGGCACGCTGTGCGGCATCCTCTGGCACCAAGGGGAAGGGGACGCCAATCCCACGCGCTCGAAGGCGTACGAAAAGAACCTGACCGAGCTGGTCGACCGCCTGCGGAAAGAGCTGGATGTCCCCGACGCGCCGTTCATCCTTGGGCAGCTCGGCCAATTTGAAGGTCGCCCTTGGACCGAGAGCACGCATGCGGTCGACAAGGCCCAGCGTCACTACGCCGAAACCCACGACAACGCCTTGTTCGTTTCGTCAGACGGCTTGAACCACAAAGGGGACAACGTTCACTTCGACGCCGCATCGTACCGCGAACTGGGGAAGCGTTACGCCAAGGCGTATCTCGAGATGCCCCAGCCAAAGTCGGCGTCCAAATAG
- a CDS encoding alpha/beta hydrolase encodes MKRFLFALSLLLLASQLQAEELKDLHDLPYGDHPRNVLDFYPAKSDKPTPVVFYIHGGGWRRGDKKFNAKPVTDKGISVVAINYRYVQNGEEQGVKPPVKAPLSDAARALQFVRSKASEWNLDKEKIGATGGSAGACSSLWLAFHDDMADPSSDDPIARESTRLACAAVNGAQVTLDPKPLREWMPNYRYGAHAFGLKNLEAVIADRESLLPWIEEYSPMAHVSKDDPAIGLFYGGQEPVVGSSPKDPTHSGIMGVKLAEKLKENDIEVVLVHPGVKDKKYRNSTEFLIDYLTK; translated from the coding sequence GTGAAACGTTTCTTGTTTGCCCTTTCTCTTCTGCTGCTCGCATCGCAACTGCAGGCGGAAGAGCTAAAAGATTTGCACGATCTCCCGTATGGCGATCATCCCCGCAACGTTCTCGATTTCTATCCCGCCAAGTCGGACAAGCCGACGCCGGTCGTGTTTTACATCCATGGCGGCGGTTGGCGCCGCGGTGACAAAAAGTTCAATGCCAAGCCGGTTACCGACAAGGGAATCTCGGTCGTCGCGATCAACTACCGCTACGTCCAAAACGGAGAAGAACAAGGGGTAAAGCCGCCGGTCAAAGCTCCGCTGAGCGACGCCGCTCGGGCTTTGCAGTTCGTCCGCTCGAAGGCCAGCGAGTGGAACCTCGACAAAGAGAAGATCGGCGCCACCGGCGGTTCGGCCGGCGCGTGCAGTTCGCTGTGGCTGGCGTTTCATGACGACATGGCCGATCCCAGCAGCGATGATCCGATCGCTCGCGAGTCGACTCGTCTCGCCTGTGCGGCGGTCAATGGCGCCCAGGTGACGCTCGATCCGAAGCCGCTCCGCGAGTGGATGCCGAACTACAGGTACGGCGCCCACGCCTTTGGCCTGAAAAACCTGGAGGCGGTGATCGCCGACCGCGAGTCGCTGTTGCCTTGGATCGAAGAGTACTCGCCGATGGCCCACGTCTCGAAGGACGATCCGGCAATCGGCTTGTTCTACGGCGGTCAGGAACCGGTCGTCGGCTCGTCCCCGAAAGACCCGACGCACTCGGGCATCATGGGCGTGAAACTGGCTGAAAAGCTGAAGGAAAACGACATCGAAGTTGTTCTGGTCCACCCGGGGGTCAAAGACAAGAAGTACCGGAACTCGACCGAATTCTTGATCGACTATTTAACGAAGTAG
- a CDS encoding response regulator transcription factor, with the protein MLVVEDDPDLLRGLTQALREEQYAVDAAADGADGLFKAQSCDYDAIVLDVMLPGMSGFDLLRQLRTAKKTPVLLLTARDALQDRIMGLDEGADDYLVKPFELAELFARLRAIIRRSSGQASSILKAGDVLVDTAAQTVIYQGTPLTLSAREYRLTELLLRHQGALVTRTMIYEHLFDENHDSLSNLVDVYISRLRAKLGGDFITTRRGQGYIVDVEAAS; encoded by the coding sequence GTGTTGGTAGTCGAAGACGATCCCGATTTGCTCCGCGGTCTCACCCAGGCATTGCGTGAAGAGCAGTATGCCGTCGACGCGGCCGCCGACGGTGCTGACGGATTGTTCAAAGCGCAATCGTGTGACTACGACGCGATCGTACTCGACGTGATGCTGCCGGGGATGAGCGGGTTCGACCTGCTCCGTCAGTTGCGCACCGCAAAGAAAACGCCGGTCCTGCTGCTGACGGCCCGCGATGCGCTGCAAGATCGCATTATGGGTCTGGACGAAGGCGCCGACGACTACCTGGTGAAACCGTTTGAGTTGGCGGAGCTGTTTGCGCGATTGCGGGCCATCATCCGCCGCAGTTCCGGTCAGGCGAGTTCGATCCTGAAAGCGGGCGACGTCTTGGTCGATACCGCCGCCCAAACCGTGATCTATCAGGGAACCCCACTGACTCTCTCTGCCCGCGAGTATCGCCTGACGGAACTGCTGCTGCGTCATCAAGGCGCCTTAGTGACCCGCACGATGATCTACGAGCACCTGTTCGACGAGAACCATGATTCTCTCTCGAACCTCGTTGACGTCTACATCTCGCGTCTTCGCGCCAAGCTCGGCGGCGACTTCATCACCACCCGCCGCGGACAAGGATACATCGTCGATGTCGAAGCGGCCTCCTAA
- a CDS encoding sensor histidine kinase → MSKRPPKPMLGPFRVRSLRGRIQLWYAAVLAAVIIAFGSVLYFVHRSSRFHEIDNELSSAVEVLMGQLRAADRQTRDGLLHGAPTSEANTQRLRDAIAKLNADLRVPSTFAPRKIAHPYEAPYFAIWRFNGSPAALSTTAEIGELAPPTIDAQAIARRITYRNRGLFREAYGQGADDAIVLVGRYIGPDVRDIRNILLLICTTGVVVFAIGLIGGWLVSSHSIRPLLDIRRVAADIGERNLADRIKTERMDLELADLANILNDTFARLEAAFARQRQFTADASHELRTPLAVLQMHQQLALARERSPEEYREALETCQKATRQMRQLVDSMLTLARADDKTSPAGPQKFDLKALVEDCLAQTSLLLTSHEICVAANLGAVPLSGDRDQLGQVITNLLTNLTVHCPPQTMATITITCEEETAVLTIADDGPGIAATDLPQIFDRFYRVDQPRSRQSGSAGLGLSICRTIVEAHGGAITAESHVGAGTTFRVMLPAASDCHHDDATS, encoded by the coding sequence ATGTCGAAGCGGCCTCCTAAACCGATGCTGGGCCCTTTTCGCGTGCGATCGCTGCGGGGGCGAATTCAGCTGTGGTATGCGGCCGTCTTGGCGGCGGTGATCATCGCCTTTGGTTCGGTCCTGTATTTTGTCCATCGCTCCAGTCGGTTCCACGAGATCGACAACGAACTGTCGAGCGCCGTCGAGGTATTGATGGGCCAGTTGCGCGCCGCCGATCGGCAAACGCGCGACGGTCTCCTGCATGGCGCCCCGACCAGCGAGGCCAACACGCAGCGACTGCGAGACGCGATCGCCAAGCTGAACGCCGACCTGCGGGTGCCGTCGACCTTCGCTCCGCGCAAAATCGCCCATCCGTATGAAGCTCCCTACTTCGCAATCTGGCGTTTCAACGGCAGCCCCGCCGCCTTGTCGACCACGGCGGAGATTGGCGAGCTCGCGCCGCCGACCATCGACGCCCAAGCGATTGCCCGACGCATCACGTACCGCAATCGCGGGCTATTCCGCGAAGCGTACGGGCAAGGCGCCGACGATGCAATCGTGCTGGTTGGCCGTTACATCGGCCCCGACGTTCGCGACATTCGCAACATCCTACTTTTGATCTGTACCACCGGCGTCGTCGTTTTTGCGATCGGCTTGATCGGCGGCTGGTTGGTTTCGTCCCATAGCATCCGGCCGCTGCTCGACATTCGCCGCGTCGCCGCGGACATCGGAGAGCGAAATCTCGCCGATCGAATCAAAACCGAGCGAATGGACCTGGAACTGGCCGACTTGGCGAACATTTTGAACGACACATTCGCTCGGCTCGAAGCCGCCTTCGCCCGCCAACGTCAGTTTACGGCCGATGCGTCGCACGAGTTACGAACCCCCTTGGCGGTACTGCAAATGCATCAGCAGTTGGCGCTCGCGCGCGAGCGTTCTCCCGAAGAGTATCGCGAGGCGCTGGAAACCTGCCAAAAGGCGACCCGGCAGATGCGGCAGTTGGTCGATTCGATGCTAACGCTCGCTCGGGCCGACGACAAAACCAGCCCGGCCGGCCCCCAAAAGTTCGATCTCAAAGCGCTGGTCGAAGATTGCCTGGCGCAAACGTCCTTGCTGCTAACTTCTCACGAAATATGCGTCGCTGCGAACCTTGGCGCCGTCCCTCTCTCCGGTGACCGCGATCAGCTAGGGCAGGTCATCACCAATCTGCTGACGAACCTGACCGTCCATTGCCCGCCTCAAACGATGGCGACGATCACGATCACCTGCGAAGAGGAAACCGCGGTGCTGACCATCGCGGACGACGGGCCGGGAATCGCCGCGACCGATCTGCCCCAGATTTTCGATCGCTTCTACCGGGTCGATCAGCCCCGTTCGCGTCAATCTGGCAGTGCGGGACTAGGGTTAAGCATCTGCCGGACGATCGTCGAAGCGCATGGAGGCGCGATCACGGCCGAGAGCCACGTCGGCGCCGGTACGACGTTCCGAGTCATGTTGCCAGCGGCGTCGGATTGTCATCACGACGACGCTACTTCTTGA